The Candidatus Eremiobacteraceae bacterium genome segment TGCAGTGATGACGACGATGCGTTCGCCGCGGCGTTTTTTCTCTGCGAACGTCAGGACGGTGGTCGGCATGTTGTCGCTCCTTAGCGCTGCGATTCCAAGACGCGCAGCCGCGTGCGCCCGACGATGAAGGGCTGCGCGAGGACGAGGGTCGTCGGTGCTGCGATGGCGCTGCCGTCGACGATCGTGCCGTTGCTGCTACCCAAATCGATCACGCGAACGCCCGCCTCATCGGCCTCCACGCGTGCGTGCCGGCGGGATACGGCCGAGTCGACCGCAAGCGACGCGGCGAGCGAGCCATCCCGTCCGATCTCGATGCTGCGTTCGAACTCCCAACGCTTGCCGTCGAGTGGACCGTTTGTTGCTTCCAGCACGTACATAGCCACGTTGCAGATTCTACCGCGATGCGAGCTTTCCCCATAATCGGCGCGACGGGCCGCATACCACAAGGCCGTGACGGGAATCTGTCCCAAGTGTGACCTTTATGTGACCGTCCGGAGCCTAATTTCGGCCTAATCGGCGGCCGAACACTAAGGCATACGGGCCCGGAGCAGTATGAGTGGACCAGTCCAAGGTGAACGAATTGCATACTTCTGACTTGCTCGACATCGATCCCGATGCGCTGCGCGAGGCGGAGAAGATTTTCGCGCAGGGCATTCTCGACACGATGGCAGGCAAGCAAGTCGCCAAAGCGACCTACGAGGACACGCGCGTGGTCGTCGTGATGAAAGACGGCAGCGAGTACTACTTCTATGGCTTCATGGGAGAGTCGAAACGCCGCTAAGGCCTTAAGCGCACAAAGCAAAATTGAAAAGACGCGGCTGCCAACGCGTCTTTTTTCGTTTTGGCGGACGC includes the following:
- a CDS encoding FHA domain-containing protein codes for the protein MLEATNGPLDGKRWEFERSIEIGRDGSLAASLAVDSAVSRRHARVEADEAGVRVIDLGSSNGTIVDGSAIAAPTTLVLAQPFIVGRTRLRVLESQR